One window of Puntigrus tetrazona isolate hp1 chromosome 14, ASM1883169v1, whole genome shotgun sequence genomic DNA carries:
- the LOC122357420 gene encoding leucine-rich repeat transmembrane neuronal protein 2-like gives MGFHSRWPLVGQAPAALCVISMLLCLPPVSCTTCPQKCRCEDLQFYCDTQGLLAPPDGVDKGALGLSLRHNSISELSSDQFFGFTQLTWLHLDHNQITTVHEDAFQGLYKLKDLNLSSNRITKLPNTTFIHLINLQILDLSFNQMTALEPELFHGLRKLQILHLRSNSLRTTPVRAFWDCRSLEYLGLSNNRLRSLARNGFAGLIKLRELHLEHNHLTKINLAHFPRLVALQFLYLQWNKINNLTCTMEWKWTTLEKLDLTGNEIRVLTPDVFETLPNLKILLLDNNKLSSLDTQTMDMWKSLNAIGLSSNLWECTKRICNLATWLSTFKGRWEHSILCYSPEYAQGEEILDAVYGFQLCQNFSAPVVLTSSSTEATLPEITSSLFGNMQTPTQDFYAEDFGSFTIVTTTTTTTQPPRTALATTMTVEGADVTEDYSAMDNTVLTQRVIIGTMALLFSFFLIIFVVYISRKCCPPTLRRIRHCSAIQNRRQMRTQQRQPMADLATQVPYNEYEPSHEEGALVIINGYGQCKCQQLPYKECEV, from the exons ATGG GTTTCCATTCAAGGTGGCCATTGGTGGGACAAGCACCAGCGGCACTTTGTGTGATCAGCATGCTACTGTGCCTCCCTCCTGTGTCATGCACAACCTGCCCCCAGAAATGCCGATGTGAAGACCTGCAGTTTTACTGCGACACACAGGGGCTCCTGGCGCCCCCAGACGGTGTGGATAAAGGGGCCCTTGGACTTTCGCTCAGACACAACAGCATCAGCGAGCTCAGCTCAGACCAGTTCTTTGGCTTCACCCAGCTCACTTGGCTTCACCTGGACCACAACCAAATAACCACCGTGCATGAGGATGCCTTCCAGGGGCTGTACAAGCTCAAGGACCTTAACCTGAGCTCAAACCGCATCACCAAGCTGCCAAACACAACCTTCATCCACCTCATCAACCTGCAGATCTTGGATCTCTCCTTCAACCAGATGACAGCTCTGGAGCCTGAGCTCTTTCACGGGCTCCGGAAGCTCCAGATCCTACACCTGCGGTCAAACTCGCTGCGCACGACGCCTGTGCGGGCCTTCTGGGACTGCCGGAGCCTGGAATACCTTGGCCTGAGCAACAACCGGCTCCGTAGCCTGGCCCGGAACGGCTTCGCCGGGTTAATTAAGCTGCGGGAGCTCCATTTGGAACACAATCACTTGACCAAGATTAACTTGGCGCACTTCCCTCGTCTGGTCGCCCTCCAGTTCCTTTATCTTCAGTGGAACAAGATCAACAATTTAACATGCACCATGGAATGGAAATGGACAACTCTGGAGAAACTGGATCTCACTGGGAACGAGATACGTGTACTCACCCCCGATGTGTTTGAAACTTTGCCCAACCTCAAGATCCTGCTGCTGGATAACAACAAACTGTCCAGTCTCGACACACAAACCATGGATATGTGGAAATCCCTAAATGCGATTGGGCTGTCGAGCAACCTATGGGAATGTACCAAACGGATCTGCAATTTGGCCACTTGGCTGAGCACCTTTAAGGGTCGATGGGAGCATTCTATCCTCTGTTACAGCCCTGAGTACGCACAGGGCGAGGAAATACTGGATGCCGTTTACGGATTCCAACTTTGCCAAAATTTCTCGGCCCCGGTCGTACTGACTAGTAGCAGCACGGAGGCCACGCTCCCAGAGATCACAAGCTCTCTCTTTGGAAATATGCAGACCCCTACGCAAGACTTCTATGCAGAGGATTTTGGGAGCTTTACGATTGTCACCACTACTACCACCACGACCCAACCCCCACGCACTGCCCTCGCTACTACCATGACGGTGGAGGGGGCAGATGTTACAGAGGACTACTCTGCGATGGACAACACCGTGCTGACCCAGAGGGTCATAATTGGCACCATGGCTCTGttgttttccttctttctcATCATTTTTGTAGTGTACATATCAAGAAAATGCTGCCCTCCCACTCTGAGGCGTATCCGCCATTGCTCGGCCATTCAGAACCGACGACAGATGAGGACCCAGCAGAGGCAGCCAATGGCGGACCTGGCCACACAGGTGCCCTATAACGAGTACGAGCCCAGTCACGAGGAGGGTGCACTTGTGATCATCAATGGCTACGGGCAGTGCAAATGTCAGCAACTGCCTTACAAAGAGTGTGAAGTATAA